A single region of the Actinomycetota bacterium genome encodes:
- a CDS encoding DUF1287 domain-containing protein, with product MESYHRHRKKEKARRRTFFTIVILILVLILLIILRQSKIRLFKEEELPIALINQLPKIKKVDISIANIVTDADGDGINDQEDILQGAKLELERKAKNIIAEESINYFEEGDPPPDKAICSDIIARAFTNAGYDLRMLVDKDIKGNFGEYPWELWEVKAADPNIDYRRPENLIIFFQRNAKSLIIDIDPKNPKNLFQWLPGDIIFWDINRNGSVDHCGILSDRPNKENIPYVIHNYLKPGYTVEEDVLQKWLVVGHFRFPGK from the coding sequence TTGGAAAGTTATCATAGACATAGAAAAAAAGAAAAAGCAAGAAGAAGAACATTCTTTACAATTGTCATATTAATTCTTGTTTTAATACTTTTAATAATTTTAAGACAAAGTAAGATCAGGCTTTTCAAAGAAGAGGAACTCCCCATAGCTCTCATTAATCAATTACCTAAGATAAAAAAAGTTGATATAAGTATTGCAAATATAGTAACAGATGCAGATGGTGATGGGATAAATGATCAAGAGGATATACTTCAGGGAGCAAAACTCGAACTTGAAAGAAAAGCCAAAAACATAATCGCTGAAGAATCTATTAATTATTTTGAAGAAGGTGATCCTCCTCCAGATAAGGCAATTTGCTCAGATATTATAGCAAGAGCATTTACTAATGCTGGTTATGACTTAAGAATGTTAGTCGATAAAGACATAAAAGGTAATTTTGGGGAATATCCTTGGGAGCTATGGGAAGTAAAAGCAGCAGATCCAAATATTGACTATAGAAGACCGGAGAACTTAATAATTTTTTTTCAAAGAAATGCTAAATCTTTAATTATAGACATAGATCCAAAAAACCCCAAAAATTTATTTCAATGGCTTCCTGGAGACATAATTTTTTGGGATATAAATAGAAATGGAAGTGTTGATCATTGTGGAATACTATCTGACAGACCTAATAAAGAAAATATTCCTTATGTCATACATAACTATTTAAAACCAGGTTATACAGTTGAAGAGGATGTACTTCAAAAATGGTTAGTAGTAGGACATTTCCGCTTTCCCGGCAAATAA
- a CDS encoding leucine dehydrogenase codes for MEIFEKMAQYDYEQIVFCHDPSVNLKAIIVIHDTTLGAALGGCRMRMYPAEEDAIIDCLRLGRGMTYKAAAAGLNLGGGKAVIIADPKKDKSEEFWRSYGKFVNSLNGRYITAEDMGTSVEDMEIVLQETPFVTGVSKSQGGSGDPSPFTALGTVQGIKACVEEVFGSTSLEGKKIAVQGVGNVGYHLCKFLHKEGAKLIVSGHHQDRIDRVKKEFGAKAVGEYDIYSIDFDIFSPNAVGAIINDDTIPQLKCSIIAGAANNQLAETRHGDKVHEMGILYAPDYVINAGGLINVYNELTEYSEERATDMVLKIYDNVKKVIEISKRDDIPTYIAADRMAEERIAKIRNLEILSTIDGSKIRAGR; via the coding sequence ATGGAAATCTTTGAAAAAATGGCACAGTATGATTATGAACAAATTGTATTTTGCCATGATCCATCAGTAAATCTAAAAGCAATAATTGTTATCCACGACACAACACTGGGAGCAGCATTAGGTGGATGTAGAATGAGAATGTATCCTGCTGAAGAGGATGCTATTATTGATTGCCTTAGATTGGGTCGAGGAATGACCTATAAAGCTGCAGCAGCTGGACTAAATTTAGGAGGTGGAAAAGCAGTTATTATTGCAGATCCCAAAAAAGACAAAAGTGAGGAGTTCTGGAGATCATATGGTAAGTTTGTTAATTCACTGAATGGTAGATATATAACTGCTGAGGATATGGGGACAAGTGTAGAAGATATGGAGATTGTCTTACAGGAAACTCCATTTGTGACAGGTGTAAGCAAATCTCAAGGAGGAAGTGGAGACCCTTCACCATTTACTGCTTTAGGTACAGTTCAGGGAATTAAAGCATGTGTTGAAGAGGTTTTTGGAAGTACATCACTTGAGGGAAAGAAAATAGCAGTTCAGGGAGTAGGAAATGTCGGTTATCATCTATGTAAATTTCTTCACAAGGAAGGAGCAAAATTAATAGTTTCTGGTCATCATCAGGATAGAATTGATAGGGTTAAAAAAGAGTTTGGTGCAAAGGCAGTGGGTGAATATGATATTTATTCTATTGATTTTGACATTTTTTCACCAAATGCAGTTGGTGCAATAATCAATGATGACACAATTCCACAATTAAAATGTTCAATAATTGCAGGAGCTGCCAACAATCAACTTGCTGAAACAAGACATGGAGATAAGGTTCATGAAATGGGAATATTGTATGCCCCAGATTATGTAATAAATGCTGGTGGTTTAATTAATGTATATAATGAACTTACTGAATATAGTGAAGAGAGAGCTACAGATATGGTTTTAAAGATTTATGATAATGTGAAGAAGGTTATTGAGATTTCAAAAAGGGACGATATTCCAACCTATATAGCAGCAGATAGAATGGCTGAGGAAAGAATAGCAAAAATAAGAAATTTGGAGATACTATCTACAATTGATGGCTCAAAAATTAGAGCAGGTCGTTAA
- a CDS encoding 4Fe-4S binding protein: MVKFENKKDKCKGCGLCIEFCPEGVLKFSSELNSLGYYPVKVIDISNCKACKFCELICPDSTIKVFKQ; encoded by the coding sequence ATGGTGAAATTTGAAAATAAAAAGGATAAGTGTAAAGGATGTGGTCTTTGCATTGAATTCTGTCCAGAAGGTGTACTAAAGTTCTCATCAGAATTAAACTCATTGGGTTATTATCCAGTTAAGGTTATAGATATATCTAATTGTAAAGCTTGTAAATTCTGTGAACTTATTTGCCCAGATTCAACAATTAAGGTTTTTAAACAGTAA
- a CDS encoding leucine dehydrogenase: protein MEYFNLFEKYGHEQVIFNTDPEVELKAIIAIHNTVLGPALGGCRMRKYSSEADAVMDVLRLSRGMTYKNAAADLPYGGGKAIIIGDPSIDKTPELMESFGRFVQTLQGRFTTGPDMGTDLDDFKHAKKYTPYVITWEEKFTSSDDISLNTAYGVYVGIKACLKQVYGDDSLDGRVIAVQGLGKVGYNLCNYLSEEGAKLLVSGHHRDKIDRVIKEFNAKEVGVEEIYSVQCDVFSPNAVGAILNNNTIPKLKCKIVAGGANNVLLNEKEHDIKLYKRNILYAPDYVINAGGVIAAAQTFTSYEYEKAREKVDNIYNILLKIFSISKDEDIPTHKAANVMVERKINKARKKRKIYYKL from the coding sequence GTGGAATATTTTAATCTCTTTGAAAAATACGGTCATGAACAGGTTATATTCAACACAGATCCCGAAGTAGAGCTAAAAGCTATTATTGCAATACATAATACAGTATTAGGACCTGCTCTGGGAGGTTGTAGAATGAGAAAATACTCATCTGAAGCCGATGCTGTAATGGATGTGTTGAGACTTTCCAGGGGAATGACTTATAAAAATGCTGCAGCAGATTTACCTTATGGTGGAGGAAAAGCAATAATAATCGGTGACCCATCAATTGATAAAACCCCTGAGTTAATGGAGTCTTTTGGGAGATTTGTACAAACCTTACAAGGAAGATTTACCACTGGTCCTGATATGGGAACTGATCTGGATGATTTTAAACACGCAAAGAAATATACACCCTATGTTATCACTTGGGAGGAGAAGTTTACTTCTTCTGATGATATTTCACTGAATACTGCCTATGGAGTTTACGTGGGTATTAAAGCGTGTTTAAAACAAGTTTATGGAGATGATTCATTAGATGGAAGAGTAATAGCTGTTCAGGGGTTAGGTAAAGTTGGTTACAATCTATGTAACTATTTGTCAGAGGAAGGTGCAAAGTTACTTGTATCAGGACATCACAGAGATAAAATTGATAGAGTTATAAAGGAGTTCAACGCAAAAGAGGTAGGTGTTGAGGAAATATATTCAGTTCAGTGTGATGTTTTTTCACCAAATGCAGTTGGAGCAATTTTGAATAACAATACAATTCCAAAATTGAAGTGCAAGATTGTTGCTGGTGGAGCAAATAATGTGCTTCTTAATGAAAAAGAACACGACATTAAACTATATAAAAGAAATATCTTATATGCCCCGGATTATGTGATAAATGCAGGAGGTGTAATTGCAGCAGCTCAAACATTTACTAGCTATGAGTATGAAAAAGCACGTGAAAAGGTAGATAACATATACAATATCCTACTTAAAATATTTAGTATAAGCAAAGATGAGGATATACCTACTCACAAAGCTGCTAATGTAATGGTGGAAAGAAAGATAAATAAAGCCAGAAAGAAAAGAAAAATCTATTATAAACTCTAA